Proteins from one Cryptomeria japonica chromosome 4, Sugi_1.0, whole genome shotgun sequence genomic window:
- the LOC131046846 gene encoding 4-hydroxy-3-methylbut-2-enyl diphosphate reductase, chloroplastic gives MAKSCALLSSVPNAQMASTQMKLTTPFRVSCLVPRNHVQKKKNSAKFGIVRCDGGSATATAVEAESDDFDTKTFRKNLTRSKNYNRKGFGHKEETLALMDKEFQSGLVKTLKENNNECTWGDVTVKLADAYGFCWGVERAVQITYEAKRQFPDKKIWMTNEIIHNPTVNQKFEELEVKYIPVENKEKNLDVVDSGDVVVLPAFGASVDEMKVLSEKNIQIVDTTCPWVSKVWNTVEKHKQGSYTSIIHGKYSHEETVATASFAGKYIIVKTMKEATYVCDYILNGKLDGSSGTKEELLEKFKHAISEGFDPDADLVKLGIANQTTMLKGETEEIGKLVEKTMMRKYGVEYINDHFISFNTICDATQERQDAMDKLVKEKVDLILVVGGWNSSNTSHLQEIGELNGIPSYWIDSEKRIGPGNKIAFLLNHGELVEKDNWLPKGPITIGITSGASTPDKVIDNVLKKIFEMKQEEVLQVS, from the exons ATGGCTAAATCCTGTGCACTGTTGAGCTCAGTTCCTAATGCCCAAATGGCTAGTACCCAAATGAAATTGACTACACCCTTCAGAGTCTCATGCTTAGTTCCCCGAAATCATGTTCAGAAGAAGAAAAATTCAGCTAAATTCGGCATTGTGAGATGTGATGGAGGATCTGCCACAGCAACTGCTGTTGAAGCGGAGTCAGATGATTTTGATACCAAGACGTTTAGGAAGAACTTAACCAGAAGCAAGAATTATAACAGAAAAGGATTTGGGCACAAGGAGGAGACACTGGCTCTAATGGATAAGGAATTTCAAA GTGGCCTGGTAAAGACATTGAAAGAAAACAACAATGAATGTACATGGGGAGATGTGACTGTAAAACTGGCTGATGCCTATGGATTTTGCTGGGGTGTAGAGCGTGCAGTGCAAATTACATATGAAGCAAAGAGGCAATTCCCTGATAAAAAGATTTGGATGACTAATGAAATAATACACAACCCAACAGTTAATCAG AAATTTGAGGAGTTGGAGGTTAAATATATTCCTGTAGAAAACAAGGAAAAAAATCTGGATGTTGTTGATTCAGGAGATGTAGTGGTTTTGCCAGCATTTGGGGCATCTGTAGACGAGATGAAGGTTTTGAGTGAAAAAAATATACAGATTGTTGACACAACCTGTCCATGGGTGTCTAAG GTTTGGAATACTGTTGAGAAGCACAAACAAGGGAGCTATACCTCCATCATTCATGGGAAATATTCTCATGAAGAAACTGTTGCCACTGCCTCTTTTGCAGGAAAATATATCATCGTGAAGACCATGAAAGAG GCAACATATGTCTGTGATTACATTCTCAATGGCAAGCTGGACGGATCCAGTGGAACTAAAGAAGAATTACTTGag AAATTCAAGCATGCTATTTCTGAAGGATTTGACCCAGATGCAGACTTGGTAAAATTGGGCATTGCAAACCAGACAACAATGCTGAAAGGAGAAACTGAGGAGATAG GAAAACTAGTGGAAAAGACAATGATGCGTAAATATGGTGTCGAATATATCAATGATCATTTTATAAGCTTCAACACTATTTGTGATGCTACTCAG GAAAGACAAGATGCGATGGATAAATTAGTAAAGGAGAAGGTTGATCTTATTTTGGTAGTTGGTGGATGGAATTCCAGCAACACATCACACCTGCAAGAAATAGGAGAGTTAAATGGCATCCCTTCATATTGGATTGATAGTGAGAAGCGGATTGGACCTGGAAATAAGATTGCTTTCTTATTGAAT CATGGAGAATTGGTGGAGAAAGACAACTGGCTGCCGAAAGGCCCTATCACTATTGGAATCACATCAGGTGCTTCAACCCCAGATAAG GTTATTGACAATGTCCTAAAAAAGATTTTtgagatgaaacaagaagaagtTCTGCAAGTATCATAG